In Dermacentor variabilis isolate Ectoservices chromosome 7, ASM5094787v1, whole genome shotgun sequence, a genomic segment contains:
- the LOC142587818 gene encoding sulfotransferase 2A1-like isoform X2 — MDTAGYRDVEGVWMHKFFHEKNILASMQFLPRPDDVIVVTFPKCGTKWMQYIVCSILTSGAPPSTPTEFMLASPYLEMMGVDAALRTPRPLALMTHLPFDKLAFSGQAKYIYVARNPYDCCVSFYYFAKGLTPKNCEDVSFEKFLQMFLEGRTLYGDYFDHLISWYNRKWMNNLLFLTYEDLKKDTRSSVIRIADFLGPQHGQLLKRDHGLLQKVLKACSLENMKEVFGEKPRSAIKNILELPPEARIKSMEVYREMFNQREETHQGAGLIRKGIVGDWKNHFSQEQVKSMKARIAEKTVGSDVMNLWKELDLP, encoded by the coding sequence ATGGACACTGCTGGCTACAGGGATGTCGAAGGAGTATGGATGCACAAGTTCTTTCATGAGAAAAACATTCTAGCTTCAATGCAATTTTTGCCGCGCCCTGATGATGTGATCGTTGTGACGTTTCCGAAGTGCGGTACCAAGTGGATGCAGTACATCGTGTGCAGCATATTGACAAGCGGTGCCCCGCCCTCGACACCCACAGAATTTATGTTAGCGTCGCCCTACCTCGAAATGATGGGCGTTGACGCCGCTCTAAGAACTCCTCGTCCGTTGGCCCTGATGACCCATCTTCCTTTCGACAAGCTAGCCTTTTCCGGACAAGCCAAGTACATATATGTTGCGAGGAACCCGTATGATTGTTGTGTGTCATTCTACTATTTCGCCAAGGGACTCACGCCTAAGAATTGCGAAGACGTCTCTTTCGAGAAGTTCCTGCAAATGTTTCTGGAAGGAAGGACCCTCTACGGGGACTACTTCGATCATCTAATCTCTTGGTACAATCGCAAATGGATGAACAACTTGCTCTTTCTCACCTACGAAGACCTCAAGAAAGACACAAGGTCTTCCGTGATCCGTATAGCAGACTTCCTGGGGCCACAGCATGGACAGCTCCTGAAGCGCGACCACGGTCTCCTGCAAAAAGTACTCAAGGCTTGCAGCCTGGAGAATATGAAAGAAGTGTTCGGAGAGAAGCCGCGGTCAGCCATCAAAAACATCCTGGAGTTGCCACCGGAAGCACGAATAAAGTCCATGGAAGTGTATCGTGAAATGTTCAACCAGCGCGAAGAGACTCATCAAGGGGCAGGTCTCATAAGAAAGGGTATTGTCGGCGACTGGAAGAATCACTTTTCCCAAGAGCAGGTCAAAAGTATGAAGGCCAGAATAGCAGAAAAGACGGTAGGAAGTGACGTGATGAACTTGTGGAAAGAATTGGATCTTCCATGA